In Perca flavescens isolate YP-PL-M2 chromosome 7, PFLA_1.0, whole genome shotgun sequence, the following proteins share a genomic window:
- the LOC114558214 gene encoding uncharacterized protein LOC114558214 isoform X1 yields MAAQVSAVLRLLLLLGLLAAPGLCSAGSAGSGPDAARGMAQLQRVRSLAAHTGYGGCWARALEHLDTRCRDMTSESQSRIALSFTYCHLSSSGRDFPPCPEGSEVSRCTGGMDAVAFNTYTEFFTHTHSICHFLQSEAWQSRAENTMYRLTESSAGVAEQLLSSRQMAEDLMDAQAAALQAQQEILNNGEELRVTLRDSTQGLRSVFSDLSSASRSQQVALSELFNRVSFLQSFLLMEAHSLSSCCYNAAALCTSFLLTSTQRSSRARLALLTLVCLNFYLERKIYQFVMNSDHPEHKHMELVSVYVSVLRRFMLCVGVCVLLCVCVRYRDPLQQSLQLLQQLRETQRSLQEALQHAESLGEQQQKNQLALKRRSESRRREEALRRREEIKREEEEEEEEEEEECSTLVCPTTDQPDRSHLSHIGWSTDRILSSTVNSSAADIALQPYDTHSASARSPATHNASARSPATHNASARSPATQNASVRRPRRSSSSAPVVYSILVEDHQPRYSLRSRRSEAHRRQNVI; encoded by the exons ATGGCGGCTCAGGTGTCCGCGGTGCtacggctgctgctgctgctaggaCTCCTGGCGGCTCCCGGTCTCTGCTCCGCCGGTTCCGCCGGCTCAGGGCCGGACGCTGCGCGCGGCATGGCGCAACTGCAGCGCGTGCGGAGCCTCGCCGCGCACACCGGGTACGGAGGATGTTGGGCGCGAGCTCTGGAGCACCTGGACACGCGCTGCAGGGATATGACGTCGGAGAGCCAGAGCCGGATCGCGCTCAGCTTCACGTACTGTCACCTGAGCAG CTCAGGCAGGGATTTCCCACCTTGCCCcgaggggtcagaggtcagcagGTGTACAGGTGGAATGGATGCTGTGGCCTTTAACACCTACACCGAGTTCTTCACCCACACTCACTCCATCTGTCACTTCCTGCAGTCTGAAGCCTGGCAGAGCCGCGCGGAGAACACCATgtacag gttgACTGAGAGCTCTGCAGGTGTAGCTGAGCAGCTGCTGTCCTCCAGGCAGATGGCCGAGGATCTGATGGATGCTCAGGCCGCTGCGTTACAGGCGCAGCAGGAGATCCTGAACAACGGAGAGGAGCTGAGAGTCACCCTGAGAGACTCTACCCAGG gtCTGCGTTCTGTGTTCTCTGACCTCAGCAGTGCCTCCAGGagccagcaggtggcgctgtcTGAACTCTTTAACAGAGTTTCCTTCCTGCAGAGCTTCCTGCTGATGGAGGCCCACAGTCTGAGCTCCTGCTGCTACAACGCTGCTGCGCTCTGcacctccttcctcctcacctCCACCCAGCGCTCCTCTAGAGCCAG gttggCGTTGCTGACTCTGGTGTGTTTGAACTTCTACCTGGAGAGGAAGATCTACCAGTTTGTGATGAACTCTGATCATCCTGAGCACAAACACATG gagctggtcagtgtgtatgtgagtgtgttgaGGCGCTTCATGCTGTGTGTTGGGGTGTgtgtcctgctgtgtgtgtgtgttcgttacAGAGACCCGCTGCAGCAGagtctgcagctgctgcagcagctcagGGAGACCCAGAGGAGTCTGCAGGAGGCGCTGCAGCACGCAG agtCTTTGGGGGAGCAACAGCAGAAGAATCAGCTGGCTCTGAAG AGGAGGTCCGAGAGTAGAAGAAGAGAGGAGGCGCTGCGGAGGCGAGAGGAgataaaaagagaagaagaggaggaggaggaagaggaagaggaggagtgcAGCACGTTGGTGTGTCCGACCACAGACCAACCAGACCGGTCTCACCTCTCTCACATCG GTTGGAGTACCGACCGTATTCTTAGCAGTACGGTGAACAGCTCGGCAGCTGACATCGCCCTGCAGCCATACGACACCCACAGTGCCTCAGCGCGGAGTCCCGCTACCCACAATGCCTCAGCGCGGAGTCCCGCTACCCACAATGCCTCAGCGCGGAGTCCCGCTACCCAGAATGCCTCAGTCAGGCGTCCTCGCCGCTCCTCGTCCTCCGCCCCTGTGGTCTACAGCATCCTGGTGGAGGATCATCAG ccTCGATACAGCCTGAGGAGCAGAAGATCTGAGGCTCACCGAAGACAGAATGTAATTTAG
- the LOC114558214 gene encoding uncharacterized protein LOC114558214 isoform X2 — protein MAAQVSAVLRLLLLLGLLAAPGLCSAGSAGSGPDAARGMAQLQRVRSLAAHTGYGGCWARALEHLDTRCRDMTSESQSRIALSFTYCHLSSSGRDFPPCPEGSEVSRCTGGMDAVAFNTYTEFFTHTHSICHFLQSEAWQSRAENTMYRLTESSAGVAEQLLSSRQMAEDLMDAQAAALQAQQEILNNGEELRVTLRDSTQGLRSVFSDLSSASRSQQVALSELFNRVSFLQSFLLMEAHSLSSCCYNAAALCTSFLLTSTQRSSRARLALLTLVCLNFYLERKIYQFVMNSDHPEHKHMELVSVYVSVLRRFMLCVGVCVLLCVCVRYRDPLQQSLQLLQQLRETQRSLQEALQHAESLGEQQQKNQLALKRRSESRRREEALRRREEIKREEEEEEEEEEEECSTLVCPTTDQPDRSHLSHIGWSTDRILSSTVNSSAADIALQPYDTHSASARSPATHNASARSPATHNASARSPATQNASVRRPRRSSSSAPVVYSILVEDHQPEEQKI, from the exons ATGGCGGCTCAGGTGTCCGCGGTGCtacggctgctgctgctgctaggaCTCCTGGCGGCTCCCGGTCTCTGCTCCGCCGGTTCCGCCGGCTCAGGGCCGGACGCTGCGCGCGGCATGGCGCAACTGCAGCGCGTGCGGAGCCTCGCCGCGCACACCGGGTACGGAGGATGTTGGGCGCGAGCTCTGGAGCACCTGGACACGCGCTGCAGGGATATGACGTCGGAGAGCCAGAGCCGGATCGCGCTCAGCTTCACGTACTGTCACCTGAGCAG CTCAGGCAGGGATTTCCCACCTTGCCCcgaggggtcagaggtcagcagGTGTACAGGTGGAATGGATGCTGTGGCCTTTAACACCTACACCGAGTTCTTCACCCACACTCACTCCATCTGTCACTTCCTGCAGTCTGAAGCCTGGCAGAGCCGCGCGGAGAACACCATgtacag gttgACTGAGAGCTCTGCAGGTGTAGCTGAGCAGCTGCTGTCCTCCAGGCAGATGGCCGAGGATCTGATGGATGCTCAGGCCGCTGCGTTACAGGCGCAGCAGGAGATCCTGAACAACGGAGAGGAGCTGAGAGTCACCCTGAGAGACTCTACCCAGG gtCTGCGTTCTGTGTTCTCTGACCTCAGCAGTGCCTCCAGGagccagcaggtggcgctgtcTGAACTCTTTAACAGAGTTTCCTTCCTGCAGAGCTTCCTGCTGATGGAGGCCCACAGTCTGAGCTCCTGCTGCTACAACGCTGCTGCGCTCTGcacctccttcctcctcacctCCACCCAGCGCTCCTCTAGAGCCAG gttggCGTTGCTGACTCTGGTGTGTTTGAACTTCTACCTGGAGAGGAAGATCTACCAGTTTGTGATGAACTCTGATCATCCTGAGCACAAACACATG gagctggtcagtgtgtatgtgagtgtgttgaGGCGCTTCATGCTGTGTGTTGGGGTGTgtgtcctgctgtgtgtgtgtgttcgttacAGAGACCCGCTGCAGCAGagtctgcagctgctgcagcagctcagGGAGACCCAGAGGAGTCTGCAGGAGGCGCTGCAGCACGCAG agtCTTTGGGGGAGCAACAGCAGAAGAATCAGCTGGCTCTGAAG AGGAGGTCCGAGAGTAGAAGAAGAGAGGAGGCGCTGCGGAGGCGAGAGGAgataaaaagagaagaagaggaggaggaggaagaggaagaggaggagtgcAGCACGTTGGTGTGTCCGACCACAGACCAACCAGACCGGTCTCACCTCTCTCACATCG GTTGGAGTACCGACCGTATTCTTAGCAGTACGGTGAACAGCTCGGCAGCTGACATCGCCCTGCAGCCATACGACACCCACAGTGCCTCAGCGCGGAGTCCCGCTACCCACAATGCCTCAGCGCGGAGTCCCGCTACCCACAATGCCTCAGCGCGGAGTCCCGCTACCCAGAATGCCTCAGTCAGGCGTCCTCGCCGCTCCTCGTCCTCCGCCCCTGTGGTCTACAGCATCCTGGTGGAGGATCATCAG CCTGAGGAGCAGAAGATCTGA
- the LOC114558214 gene encoding uncharacterized protein LOC114558214 isoform X3, giving the protein MAAQVSAVLRLLLLLGLLAAPGLCSAGSAGSGPDAARGMAQLQRVRSLAAHTGYGGCWARALEHLDTRCRDMTSESQSRIALSFTYCHLSSSGRDFPPCPEGSEVSRCTGGMDAVAFNTYTEFFTHTHSICHFLQSEAWQSRAENTMYRLTESSAGVAEQLLSSRQMAEDLMDAQAAALQAQQEILNNGEELRVTLRDSTQGLRSVFSDLSSASRSQQVALSELFNRVSFLQSFLLMEAHSLSSCCYNAAALCTSFLLTSTQRSSRARLALLTLVCLNFYLERKIYQFVMNSDHPEHKHMELVSVYVSVLRRFMLCVGVCVLLCVCVRYRDPLQQSLQLLQQLRETQRSLQEALQHAESLGEQQQKNQLALKRRSESRRREEALRRREEIKREEEEEEEEEEEECSTLVCPTTDQPDRSHLSHIGWSTDRILSSTVNSSAADIALQPYDTHSASARSPATHNASARSPATHNASARSPATQNASVRRPRRSSSSAPVVYSILVEDHQVHLI; this is encoded by the exons ATGGCGGCTCAGGTGTCCGCGGTGCtacggctgctgctgctgctaggaCTCCTGGCGGCTCCCGGTCTCTGCTCCGCCGGTTCCGCCGGCTCAGGGCCGGACGCTGCGCGCGGCATGGCGCAACTGCAGCGCGTGCGGAGCCTCGCCGCGCACACCGGGTACGGAGGATGTTGGGCGCGAGCTCTGGAGCACCTGGACACGCGCTGCAGGGATATGACGTCGGAGAGCCAGAGCCGGATCGCGCTCAGCTTCACGTACTGTCACCTGAGCAG CTCAGGCAGGGATTTCCCACCTTGCCCcgaggggtcagaggtcagcagGTGTACAGGTGGAATGGATGCTGTGGCCTTTAACACCTACACCGAGTTCTTCACCCACACTCACTCCATCTGTCACTTCCTGCAGTCTGAAGCCTGGCAGAGCCGCGCGGAGAACACCATgtacag gttgACTGAGAGCTCTGCAGGTGTAGCTGAGCAGCTGCTGTCCTCCAGGCAGATGGCCGAGGATCTGATGGATGCTCAGGCCGCTGCGTTACAGGCGCAGCAGGAGATCCTGAACAACGGAGAGGAGCTGAGAGTCACCCTGAGAGACTCTACCCAGG gtCTGCGTTCTGTGTTCTCTGACCTCAGCAGTGCCTCCAGGagccagcaggtggcgctgtcTGAACTCTTTAACAGAGTTTCCTTCCTGCAGAGCTTCCTGCTGATGGAGGCCCACAGTCTGAGCTCCTGCTGCTACAACGCTGCTGCGCTCTGcacctccttcctcctcacctCCACCCAGCGCTCCTCTAGAGCCAG gttggCGTTGCTGACTCTGGTGTGTTTGAACTTCTACCTGGAGAGGAAGATCTACCAGTTTGTGATGAACTCTGATCATCCTGAGCACAAACACATG gagctggtcagtgtgtatgtgagtgtgttgaGGCGCTTCATGCTGTGTGTTGGGGTGTgtgtcctgctgtgtgtgtgtgttcgttacAGAGACCCGCTGCAGCAGagtctgcagctgctgcagcagctcagGGAGACCCAGAGGAGTCTGCAGGAGGCGCTGCAGCACGCAG agtCTTTGGGGGAGCAACAGCAGAAGAATCAGCTGGCTCTGAAG AGGAGGTCCGAGAGTAGAAGAAGAGAGGAGGCGCTGCGGAGGCGAGAGGAgataaaaagagaagaagaggaggaggaggaagaggaagaggaggagtgcAGCACGTTGGTGTGTCCGACCACAGACCAACCAGACCGGTCTCACCTCTCTCACATCG GTTGGAGTACCGACCGTATTCTTAGCAGTACGGTGAACAGCTCGGCAGCTGACATCGCCCTGCAGCCATACGACACCCACAGTGCCTCAGCGCGGAGTCCCGCTACCCACAATGCCTCAGCGCGGAGTCCCGCTACCCACAATGCCTCAGCGCGGAGTCCCGCTACCCAGAATGCCTCAGTCAGGCGTCCTCGCCGCTCCTCGTCCTCCGCCCCTGTGGTCTACAGCATCCTGGTGGAGGATCATCAGGTACATCTGATCTGA